GCCTGGAAATCAGCAGGCCACCTGGATTGAGCCCACCTGCctccaaagaaaattccaaaaccaatgccagccgccgcatcagtgaaaaactgaatttcctcgcttccaaaccagcctggagcccggaagaaaacttgaccattaaaatgtgccaagaactccaaccaaacccgcaagtcagccttagcccctctcgtcaacctaaccatgtgaaaaggacgcttaacgctcttagttaagtcaatgagccgtctcatgaatgctcgccctggagcaattgccttacatacaaagtttagactacctacaatcgactgaatgtctcttagggaaattttttgtttctgtaccgcccaatttaatttccctactaatttctcaattttgtcctccggtacccgaacctgctgagaaacgctatctattaccagcccaagatatgacaactgtgtggtcgggccttccgttttttctcgcgctatgggcaccccaaatcgttcgcaaattgcttcaaaacaatgcattgcccgcctgcaatcctccgaggcagggccgcctgcaaaaaagaaatcatccaaataatggacaatattttgcgacttcgcaacttttctcgcgcaaaactctaaaaaagtactaaaacattcaaaagtggaacaagaaactgcgcagcccatcggcaaacaacgatcaaaatagtaacgaccatctatatacatcccaagcaactcaaaatcttttgggtgaacaggcaagagcctgaaagctgacttaatgtcagtctttcccataagggcaccccgccccaattgcgtcacaatatctaccgccgaatcaaaggacgaatatgttactgtacactgcccctccggtatgccatcattaactgaatttcccctgggtgccgataaatgttgaatcatacggaactcccctggggcctttttgggcaccaaccccactggtgaacacctcatattctcgaagggaggaacaacaaaaggcccaactatcctacctaagtctatttcatccctcaatttctttttcaacgcATCCATGTGCTCGAATGCTGATTTCAGGTTTTTAACAACCAATGGGACCCTGTCCccttcaaaatgtaatgaaaaaccaaacttaaaaccattatacaagcactgagcatgctcctgattaggataagtagctaacatgggcaccaaacgtgctaacttaataggggtcggagcaatagacgacaccgcactagccgtagacctatttactgccagcgggactggaaccggcccgcccttggctacactgcttagccccatgacctgtcgcctggcagcgggaacacttgtgctcatagatgcaagctttgcctcgcatgcacttgcctctattaaaggcaaagcacacgcctcggctgggtgtgccattggctccgggtccctttcctccgaagggaaaagattttttcgcgccgtactcccctctgtagaactgatggcgaggggcatggggtaaattgtggcgctgccgcggaccattagaggccaccagcatcaaccacaactcggcgtcgacgctcgcccaggatcgcccgggtaaacgcgcctgcttgctcctaaactgagtgtcatagtcacgccagccataacctgcaaacgcacgggctgcatgccttatcaaatccatatatttcatgagcTCCCTGCTCCTTTCCATGTGCTTCTCAGTGTAAATTGAGGCAAATACTAGAAACACCGAAGTCCACTGCTCTACCGACATGATTTTCTTAGCCTTTGATTGAGGTTGAAGTTGCAAACCAAGGCCAGATCCCGATTGACACAAACTCAAAGTGGTGTCACCTACACTCAAGGCCCCAAACTCATCACGTGCATTATTATGCTTAAGGAGCACTCCCAAATCTATATATTCACTTGcccaaattttttccttcagtgagatagccacttccacacctagtgggtcgcatgcgctaataaatggttccggtgcccccaacacggcagaaagcctaggcgcctggggctcagatctctcaacaccgacctccactagatctaggcctagatcttcggCTACC
This genomic window from Lytechinus variegatus isolate NC3 chromosome 10, Lvar_3.0, whole genome shotgun sequence contains:
- the LOC121422841 gene encoding uncharacterized protein LOC121422841, with protein sequence MPKVKAKKITTAGARKGDDTPKRRPGRPRGPRATSTPASVDLGLGGGNNGPGRSGELNPSQSQVVDVDEKSGRPRSKVSDKMAELDLDLVGREGQAPVGRSIAWHEIVAQESDTGSSGQAQPAVSVPARSAGVAEDLGLDLVEVGVERSEPQAPRLSAVLGAPEPFISACDPLGVEVAISLKEKIWASEYIDLGVLLKHNNARDEFGALSVGDTTLSLCQSGSGLGLQLQPQSKAKKIMSVEQWTSVFLVFASIYTEKHMERSRELMKYMDLIRHAARAFAGYGWRDYDTQFRSKQARLPGRSWASVDAELWLM